The proteins below come from a single Zea mays cultivar B73 chromosome 8, Zm-B73-REFERENCE-NAM-5.0, whole genome shotgun sequence genomic window:
- the LOC103637046 gene encoding protein NUCLEAR FUSION DEFECTIVE 4, whose protein sequence is MPPPPLPYLLLLWTHGQAPSDQTRAALNSKQASNSTRCGWWLGLVTAAWVQCVSGNNYTFSNYSHALKTLMGLTQLQLNDLSVAKDIGKAFGLLAGLASDRVPIWLLLAVGSLEGLLGYGAQWMVVSGAVAPLPYWQICVFLCLGGNSTTWMNTAVLVTCIRNFRWSRGPISGLLKGYVGLSTAIFTDTCSVLFANDPASFLVMLAVVPAAVCALAMVFLREGTAAADEEDDGRCFAHTAPSRRDR, encoded by the coding sequence ATGCCTCCACCGCCCCTTCCGTACCTCCTCCTCCTCTGGACACACGGTCAAGCACCAAGCGACCAAACGCGAGCCGCCTTGAACTCGAAGCAAGCAAGCAACTCGACGCGCTGTGGGTGGTGGCTGGGGCTGGTGACGGCGGCGTGGGTGCAGTGCGTCTCCGGCAACAACTACACCTTCTCCAACTACTCGCACGCGCTCAAGACGCTCATGGGCCTCACGCAACTGCAGCTCAACGACCTCTCTGTCGCCAAGGACATCGGCAAGGCGTTCGGCCTCCTCGCGGGGCTGGCGTCCGACCGCGTCCCCATCTGGCTCCTCCTCGCCGTCGGCTCCCTCGAGGGCCTCCTTGGCTACGGCGCGCAGTGGATGGTCGTGTCCGGGGCCGTCGCCCCGCTCCCCTACTGGCAGATCTGCGTCTTCCTCTGCCTCGGCGGGAACAGCACCACGTGGATGAACACCGCCGTGCTCGTCACCTGCATCCGCAACTTCCGCTGGAGCAGGGGCCCCATCTCCGGCCTGCTCAAGGGCTACGTCGGCCTCAGCACCGCCATCTTCACCGACACCTGCTCCGTGCTCTTCGCCAACGACCCGGCCTCGTTCCTCGTCATGCTCGCCGTCGTGCCGGCCGCCGTCTGCGCGCTCGCCATGGTGTTCCTCCGCGAGGGCACCGCCGCTGCGGACGAGGAGGACGACGGGCGCTGCTTCGCTCACACTGCTCCTTCAAGGCGGGACAGGTAG